A segment of the Macrobrachium nipponense isolate FS-2020 chromosome 1, ASM1510439v2, whole genome shotgun sequence genome:
gggtaactttacccttaaataagataaaaactactgagtctagatggctacaatttggtatgtttgatgattggagggtggatgatcaacataccaatttgcagccctccaggctccgtagtttttaagatctgagggcgcatGGACAGAcaaaaagtcatctcaatagtttgcttttacagaaaactaaagtggAATCAATAATTCTCAGTGGCTGGTCAGCTAGAATTAACAGCAATTCTTGAAATGCTATGCATCGGCCATGCAAAATTTTAAatagatgttttatttatttgtgtaattCCATCGATAAATCAAACCGAAGTATTTGCTATAATGTTAAatactttctcttttccttttgcaATTAGATAAATTCCTTTTTGCTTTAGGTTTTATACAGTACGACATTACtgatatttgttcttttatatattctACATACAATCTTCCTTGTCTTTTCTTACAGCTGTCTGCAGTGATAATTGTAATAAAGATCACGGATCATGTACTAAGCCGGGAGAGTGTcggtaagttattattattatcattattattatcaacatcgTTGCAGCCCTGATTCAAAGAGCAGAATGCTATAAGCCCACGGGCAGAATTGTTATCATATTTaacatatggtaaaaaaaaatcttatttgtaATGAAATAGCCTTTTTTTCCTGGATTCATTATAGGCAGAGAGTATAATAATAGAATGTATGTTGAATAAGATAATTTAGATTATATCATTTTTGCATTTGGTTCTTTTGCaatacaatataaattttttatttcaactgCCCTACACACACGTTCACTcattacacaccacacacacaccacacacacacacagatatatatatataatatatatataatatatctatatatatatataatatatatatatatatatatagatatagatataagagatatatatatatatatatatatatatatataatatatagagcgCTCCTTAGTCAAAAGAAATATGCCAGTCCTCTATACTAACCTTACAAAGGAGTGCTACGCAGACGTGTGGCTCTCTCAGTCTACTCCCATATATGTAACCCTCGAGTTCTAAGCAGTGCACAACTTACGAATAAAGAATGATTTAACGATAAATTTTGCCTCATCAGATACTGCCGTCTTAAAAACAGGAAGAGCTGTGCGCagtacaataaacaaaataacccGTTGGTAGCGATTAACCATACTTTTTGCCATGGGGCATGTTTTATGGTGTTCGTTGCTTCAGTATTTTGCAGTTTGGTCTCATTTACCTTCATATGAATAGATTATCTCAATTCACAAATAAGGCTACATGAAGGCATAACGCTGTGTCACACGGTAGATTGTTAATGTATGAAGACGAAACAGATAGTTACAATAAATAGGCACATTCTTCCTTCAGTGGTTAATGCAATTGTTTATTAATTTCAACGTTGCTTCTGAAAAGAAATTCTTCCATTTTTCGTAGAACTAGCCATAGACATTAGCCAGTGTGATACGGGCCTAACCGTGTTTTAAGCGGACaggtaaatattttcaaaactcttTTATTGTGTTGACGTCATTTGCATTGCATTCAGCAGCCACTGGAAGCTTAGTATGCAGCACTCTTCCAGCGTAAAAGTGCCAATTCTTAACAATTAATCCTCGACCATTAGACCTCAGTTGTTAGTGGTAGATAACTAAAAATACCCAGTAAAATATGTTATCCATTGTAGTTTGGTAGTTGTATCATTCATAAAATTGGCGCACGAAGCTtcacatacaataataattatttattcatattgcaGTTAGAATTGCCCCAGTGCGAAAAGCattgtaaacaaatataaaatgacaaaGCCACCCGAACAATTTTTTTAAAGGTGATGATAAAACagtttaaaatagttttatttaataCGGATATTAAGTTTTAGTCAATTATGTTTACTGCATAGCAGGATATTATTTGATATGTCCTGTCGATTGCGACATGCCATATCTCAACAAGTATGTTGCATTGATTTCCTCCTACGCTATGAATTCTAGATGGAGCAGTAAGTAGTTGTGTTCTAGATTTTGAAGCTCTGACAAACTGGTATAATTTCAGGTGTGATGTAGGCTGGTTTGGCGAAACATGTGACAGATGCTTCCCGTATCCCGGCTGTAAAAACGGATTGTGCAAAAACCCCTGGGAATGTATTTGTAATCCTGGATGGAAGGGCATGCTGTGTGATGAACGTAAGTTCATATATCAAAGTTGTTTGAGATGACCTCATTTTCTTGCTAAATTTTCATTTGACGTGAGTATTGGCACCTTGTAAAACAAATCTGGTATGAAAGGAAACATCATTTTTCAGGTTACTGTAACCATTGAAAAGAAAgcttatgaaaaaaagaataaatggccGTTTTAAAAGATGACGTTTTGTTATGAACAGACTCAATTCCAATAGAATGAACTTTTTAGTTAGAAAATGATCAGATCTCAAAATTTTGCAGTGTTTTCATATTGTTTTCTCACTGATATCTCTATTATATTTTCAGCTGATGATGGTGCTGGTAACTGCATTAACAACCCAGGAGCATGTCTCAATGGTGGCACTTGTATAGATGTCCCAAACACTGGAAACTTCACTTGCTCCTGCCCATCGTTGTTTACAGGCCAAAGATGTGATTATCTGGCAGAATTCGCCATTGACTCTGACTTTGATCCATTGGAACCGACGAACTCCCCATCGCAAATTCAAATAGTAACTACAGATAGCAATTCATCCACTGGATCTTTTGACCTAAGTCTGACTGGGGAAAGGCCTGATAGGTCCAAGAGACCCCGCAATGAATTAACAAAGGATGAACGACGAATTATTCTGCAGAATAGCGCGAGAATACTCTTTCGGCAACCAAAGCTTGTttcgaaagagaaagaagaacctGAGAGCCCCTCATTCAAAGTCATCGAAAGGAAACTCTTGCCTTTACCTGTATTCCTGCCGCGTGTCAGTGAAATTATTCCTGGAGACGAAGGCCCTACTCGCATCTTGAAATCTGTCACAAAGCAACCCACTCCTATCCTGGTTCTTGAGCCTCGCAGTGATAGTGACAATATTGTCTTTAAAGATTCCATCTCTCAGGAACCAGAAAGCCCAAGGAGAAATCAAATTGATGAAAATCGTCGATTCATTAGGCATCAAGAAGGGAGCCCAGACTTTATTCCAGGAGTAGACGATGTTCCATCTACAGAATCCGCTAGAAGTCCTCAGTCTATTATTCACCCCAGCAACAGGATAGTTAAGGTGTCCAGGCTCGGTGATCAGTCTCTAGAAATAAGTGCCCATGCTACTGCTCTCCCTAGACCCAACCCAATCAGTCCCGGAACTCTCAGAACACGATTTATTCCAGTTCAGCAGACTGGAGCAAGTAGTAAGCATGAAGCCCAGCCACTGAATAGAACTTCGGCTTTGAGCACTGAAAAATCAGTTACCATCAAAGTTCAAAATTCCAGCTCCACAGAGAAACCAGCAGTACCACAGGCTCAGTCACGGTCATCAGAATGGTTGTCTTCTGAATCTTTAACAGAAGACGATGTTATTGCTGAGGGCAGCGAAGGAATCCAGACCTACTACGAAGAAAATTCTAATGGACGTGTCCACATTGGAGACGTTAGAGGTGTAGATGATGCTGCTCCCCATGAAGAAATTTATGAAGCTTTCATTGAACTAAAGAAAGTTTGACTTACTTTTTTGTAATGACGCATATGTAAGTTCCGTAAATTTACTCTCAGAAGGTTTAGTCATATCTTGTTATGCCCTAAAACATTGTTTGGAGAGTATGACATCACAGCTATGTTATGTACAACATGGAAGATACTATAATAACTTGAATCCTAGTTAATAAGCATCGTGTAAGTATAAGTGTATATAAAGTTTTGCATATAGACATGTTACATACTGATTGTGTTAAGCTCTACAATGCTGAGGATATGACAACAGACATGCATAGACCCTTCTGAACTGCATAAGCTACGTGGTTGCTCTGTGGCTGACATGTGATATAGTCTTAAATCGCTCAAGAATAACTAATGACGAAAGAGGAGTTGCTAAGGAGGATAAACACTTCTATTAGACAGCCTTTTGATTAGCTCTGGCATCAGTGGAGACTGGTTTTAAAGAGATGTCGGCTAGAAATGTACCTCCTTATGTCTACGACCCAGGATATATTGTCAGTATTTTTTGAGCCTAGTTTGTGGCATAACTGCTTCATACTCTCTGGACTCGACTTTTATGGAACGGGACGTTAAACGTTTCTCTTCTCAAAAATCGATCCTTGGCTATACACAGACCGTACCTGTTTGGAGGAGAGGTGCCATATCCTCTCCTATTTAATCTGTAAGGATAtctgtctctctatctgtctTCAGCTGATATCACATAGTGGACAACTTACCTATAGATTTATGAAACTTAGGTTTTCATGCTAAGGGCATGTTTAATAAACTCAAAATGACTGTCGTTTCTGACCCAAGTTTCGGTTCATTTGAGTGTACACGAGACATTTTTCAGTGACTGGATAAGACTTActaatttatgtaaaataattattatttttcaacttcAGAACAGTCAGGTGACTGAAATTTTATGATAGGTAAGCATGAATGCTTGTGAAAATCTTAAGATGGTGGTATATTACAGTTAGAAGGATAAACAGTACTGAATCACACTGAAATGTTGGCAATAATGG
Coding sequences within it:
- the LOC135219372 gene encoding protein eyes shut-like isoform X1, producing MISNVSSAFSGRREAICLIAVLIFILLTPCRSSGGKGVLRVRITNFQNPLNKDAEGNCCMNFRRAPSCEGSCRTFFRVCATHSPRPLVIFPENLRSPNETSSLSSLLAARELGRVSGLVVPPPRALKLKTRGRGPRRTRTRAMRSRGRGINPHVPCTLGLLVTEVVTNSSLDINKEGALEITFPFSTPWPINFKLILEAWHDVTGQLFKTQEALKIDERVGKLIMRHVGRHAVEAGENWSHYKYRPIHTQLHYSLRVSCASPYYGNKCSKSCEDLGDKNSHYICDDKGQIRCLAGWSGDRCDIPKCAEGCHPIHGFCTAPGECRCSLGWHGEKCTECTPLPGCQNGYCNSTSFECICHAGWEGLFCSQPTCRDGCHITRGYCERPGECKCRIGWGGPTCEECKPLPGCVHGNCTKPLECRCEPGWTGLFCQEPVCSDNCNKDHGSCTKPGECRCDVGWFGETCDRCFPYPGCKNGLCKNPWECICNPGWKGMLCDEPDDGAGNCINNPGACLNGGTCIDVPNTGNFTCSCPSLFTGQRCDYLAEFAIDSDFDPLEPTNSPSQIQIVTTDSNSSTGSFDLSLTGERPDRSKRPRNELTKDERRIILQNSARILFRQPKLVSKEKEEPESPSFKVIERKLLPLPVFLPRVSEIIPGDEGPTRILKSVTKQPTPILVLEPRSDSDNIVFKDSISQEPESPRRNQIDENRRFIRHQEGSPDFIPGVDDVPSTESARSPQSIIHPSNRIVKVSRLGDQSLEISAHATALPRPNPISPGTLRTRFIPVQQTGASSKHEAQPLNRTSALSTEKSVTIKVQNSSSTEKPAVPQAQSRSSEWLSSESLTEDDVIAEGSEGIQTYYEENSNGRVHIGDVRGVDDAAPHEEIYEAFIELKKV
- the LOC135219372 gene encoding protein eyes shut-like isoform X2 produces the protein MNFRRAPSCEGSCRTFFRVCATHSPRPLVIFPENLRSPNETSSLSSLLAARELGRVSGLVVPPPRALKLKTRGRGPRRTRTRAMRSRGRGINPHVPCTLGLLVTEVVTNSSLDINKEGALEITFPFSTPWPINFKLILEAWHDVTGQLFKTQEALKIDERVGKLIMRHVGRHAVEAGENWSHYKYRPIHTQLHYSLRVSCASPYYGNKCSKSCEDLGDKNSHYICDDKGQIRCLAGWSGDRCDIPKCAEGCHPIHGFCTAPGECRCSLGWHGEKCTECTPLPGCQNGYCNSTSFECICHAGWEGLFCSQPTCRDGCHITRGYCERPGECKCRIGWGGPTCEECKPLPGCVHGNCTKPLECRCEPGWTGLFCQEPVCSDNCNKDHGSCTKPGECRCDVGWFGETCDRCFPYPGCKNGLCKNPWECICNPGWKGMLCDEPDDGAGNCINNPGACLNGGTCIDVPNTGNFTCSCPSLFTGQRCDYLAEFAIDSDFDPLEPTNSPSQIQIVTTDSNSSTGSFDLSLTGERPDRSKRPRNELTKDERRIILQNSARILFRQPKLVSKEKEEPESPSFKVIERKLLPLPVFLPRVSEIIPGDEGPTRILKSVTKQPTPILVLEPRSDSDNIVFKDSISQEPESPRRNQIDENRRFIRHQEGSPDFIPGVDDVPSTESARSPQSIIHPSNRIVKVSRLGDQSLEISAHATALPRPNPISPGTLRTRFIPVQQTGASSKHEAQPLNRTSALSTEKSVTIKVQNSSSTEKPAVPQAQSRSSEWLSSESLTEDDVIAEGSEGIQTYYEENSNGRVHIGDVRGVDDAAPHEEIYEAFIELKKV